A segment of the Puniceicoccales bacterium genome:
CAGCAACATATACACGACCAATGACCTACCTGACTTAGATTATCTTTTCATAACCCACGATCACTGGGATCACTTGGACTACGAAACGGTAAAAAAGTTAAGACAAAAAATAAAAAAGATCATCTGTCCGTTGGGTGTGGGCGCCCATTTTAATCGCTGGGGATTCGACGAGAAAATTATCACCGAGATGGATTGGAACGAATGGATTATTATGGATGGAAATGTCCACGTCCATTGTCTACCGGCCAGGCATTTTTCCGGCCGAGGATTTTTAAAAAACAAGTCGCTATGGGCTTCATTTTTTATTAAGACGCCGAGCAACTTTAAGATATTTTTCAGTGGAGACGGTGGCTACGGCGATCACTTTGCAAAAATAGGTAATTTTTTCCATGGCGTGGATTTGGCGATTATGGAGAATGGGCAATACAATGAAAATTGGCGAGACATTCACATGTATCCCGAGGAGACGATCCGGGCCACCGAGGATCTGCGGGCCAAGGCAATGCTACCGGTACATTGTGGAAAGTTTTCGCTGTCGACCCACCGCTGGGACGAGCCGATGGAGAGAATATACGAGCTTGCCCAGGGAAAGAAGTTTCGATTGTTGACGCCCCAGATCGGCCAGAAAGTGGAACTCCGCCACCCCAACCAAACCTTCCCCCCCTGGTGGAAGTAGCTACATTAGAAAACAATTTTACTATTTTTTTACCATCAAATGATTATTTTTTAGATGGTGGCTGTTGTGACGGCAATGGTGGTGGCCATGTTGCATCTCCAGCGCTAACTTTCGTAACACTACCATTATTGGCAAATGTTACGGTAAGATCATTATCGAAACCAGCTGAAGAGGTAATATTTGGCATTCTAATTCGGAAAACACCTGGGAAATTAATGAATAATTTAGAGTTACAATAATACACACAATCCACACACCCTTCGCCACATGGCTTTTCTGAAATTACCACCATTTGTTTAGGTCCACCCTGCGTGCTTGTATATCCAGCAATTATCGGACCACAGGTTTCACACATATCCCTTTGGGTAAAGAAAAATTTTCCTCTTTGCTCGGGATGAATAGTAGAATTTACAAAATTTCTATAGATATACATCGGCTCGCTGTGGCATAGTTTTGATATACCATACATAGGAGAGTTTTCCCAAAAATTACCAGTAGTAGGCTCTGTTGATTTTTTCCATTCCATAACAAAGCAACTATTGCCTGATATCTCAGTGCCTTGGGATTTTGCCGTTTCTGTTATTTTGTTTTGTACATCTTTTGGATATTTTTGACTCACCAAGTAATTCAGTTTATCATCTTTATCTAATTTTTTTAATATACTTAGACCATATAAAGCAGCCGCAGATGCTTCCGGTAATACATGATTAAACGAATTGTAGTAGGTTTCTAAATTATTTAAATATTCATCTAGTATATCTATGGCTGCTTTTTTTACTTGGTTTCCACTATCATACATGTTCTTCTCTATATTTTCCTTTAGTTTATTAATTTTATTGTTGAACTCGTTTTGGTTGCTCTTTATTGCATTAAATTCACTAATTATTTGATCCACGTCATTAGAAACTATTTTAATGAGGAGTTTTACATCTTTACTTTTATTCAGAATATTAGTTTTCGTTAATTTTTCGATTATTAGTCTTTTTGTTTTTATATTTTCAGCAATTTTCATCTCATAATTATACAATGCATCACGAATGGTACCGGAATTTTGTGGACATACTATATCAAAGAAATCCAAAATCACGACATTGTTAGTTTGTAGATTAGTTTGTAGATTAGTTTGTAGATCAGTTTGTAGATTAGTTTGTAGATCAGCTTTACCTGTCGTGTTAAACATTGGCCACATACCAGAAATATATACAGAATATTGCTGATCTTCTTTTGCAACCAATACATTCATACCTTTGATTTCTTCAGACATAATTTTATCTTTTTTCACGTATTGCATTATATTGCTTACGATACTCAAAAAATTACTATCAACAGTAACATCTGCAGAATAGGAAGTCGTGCAGCACAGACTTCCTAGAAACACCAAGAGCAGAGCATAAAAACTTAGCGCTCTGCCCATTATATATTTTTCCCTTATTTTTATATTCATAGTAAAAAAAATTCACATCTCACTGATTAAAATTCACATTTATAACCCATTCCAATCTTCTATCATCCAACCTTTTCGCCTACCAAACTCAGCTATATATTCACATAACTCTTGAATCAATTCATTATACAACCGGTTACAATCCTCACAGGGCACATCCCTAAGATCACTTATAAAAAATTGCAACTCATCAGTTCCATAATAGTCTGTCCGCATAAGCAGTTCATG
Coding sequences within it:
- a CDS encoding MBL fold metallo-hydrolase translates to MPRFGKLPEGIHLERIQQSPNYREGMFHNIHETQLYTSITNIFRTLVDFFMKHQDCKQVPSVKTDLMALAKTEDILVWFGHSSYFIQIDGKKILVDPIFSQIPSPLPFLPFPKAFPGSNIYTTNDLPDLDYLFITHDHWDHLDYETVKKLRQKIKKIICPLGVGAHFNRWGFDEKIITEMDWNEWIIMDGNVHVHCLPARHFSGRGFLKNKSLWASFFIKTPSNFKIFFSGDGGYGDHFAKIGNFFHGVDLAIMENGQYNENWRDIHMYPEETIRATEDLRAKAMLPVHCGKFSLSTHRWDEPMERIYELAQGKKFRLLTPQIGQKVELRHPNQTFPPWWK